The DNA window AGCGGCACCGCCCGGATGCGGCAGCGCCGGCGGCGCGCCCGGTACGACACCGCTTTCACGCGCCGCATGCTCCCATTCCCCCTCCGTCGGCAGCCGTGCGCCGGCCCAGTGCGCGTAGGCGTCGGCCTCGAACAGGGAAATGTGCGTCAGCGGCCGTCCGGGGTCCAGCGGCTGCAGGCCCATCAGCGTGAACTCGCACCAGTTGCCGTCGTCATCCTGCCGCCAGTACAGCGGCCTGTCGAAGCCCTGGGCGCAGATCCAGTCCCACCCCTCCGCCAGCCACAGTCCCGCGTTGCGGTAGCCGCCAGCCTCGATGAAGGCGAGGAATTCGCCGTTCGTCACCAGCCGCGATGCGAGCTGGAACGGCTCCACGAACTGGCGATGGCGCGGCAGTTCGTTGTCGAAGCAGAAGCCGTCGCCGTCGTAACCCACCTCCATTAGGCCGCCCTCGAACGGCAGCCAGGACAGTGCCCCGGCGGAGGCCGCGCGCGGCAACGCTTCGGCCAGGTATTCGGGGCACAGGCCGTTCTGCGCGAGCAGGTGCTTCACGTCCGTCAGCATCAGCTCCTGGTGCTGCTGTTCGTGCTGCAGGCCCAGGGTGAGCAAGGCCGCGAGGCGGGAACGGGCATCGGCATCGAGCCCGCTGCCGACCAGCGCGGCGATGCGCCCGTCCACATTGGCCCGGTAGGCGCGCACCTGCGCCATGGCCGGGCGCGTCAGCAGGCCGCGCTGGGGCCGCGGGTGCTTCTGGCCCACGCCGTTGTAGTAGGAATTGAACAGCACGCGGAACGCCGGGTGGAACGGCGCGAAA is part of the Pseudoduganella lutea genome and encodes:
- the egtB gene encoding ergothioneine biosynthesis protein EgtB gives rise to the protein MQLNDPAVWTARYRAVREHSLALAAPLSDEDCGAQSMPDASPIKWHLAHTTWFFETFILEAMEPGFAPFHPAFRVLFNSYYNGVGQKHPRPQRGLLTRPAMAQVRAYRANVDGRIAALVGSGLDADARSRLAALLTLGLQHEQQHQELMLTDVKHLLAQNGLCPEYLAEALPRAASAGALSWLPFEGGLMEVGYDGDGFCFDNELPRHRQFVEPFQLASRLVTNGEFLAFIEAGGYRNAGLWLAEGWDWICAQGFDRPLYWRQDDDGNWCEFTLMGLQPLDPGRPLTHISLFEADAYAHWAGARLPTEGEWEHAARESGVVPGAPPALPHPGGAAGSGALREMFDHCWQWTSSSYAPYPGFRPAAGAIGEYNGKFMVNQYVLRGSSCATPAGHARASYRNFFPAGARWQFAGIRLAR